From one Enterobacter kobei genomic stretch:
- the nrdF gene encoding class 1b ribonucleoside-diphosphate reductase subunit beta, with product MNRLSRVSAVNWNKMQDDKDLDVWNRLTSNFWLPEKVPLSNDIPAWQSLSHTEQQLTIRVFTGLTLLDTIQNTVGAPALMADALTPHEEAVLSNVSFMEAVHARSYSSIFSTLCQTKDVDAAYAWSEENAPLQRKAQLILEQYAADAPLKKKIASVFLESFLFYSGFWLPMYFSSRGKLTNTADLIRLIIRDEAVHGYYIGYKYQKGLEKVDESQREALKLFALDLLMDLYDNELAYTADLYGGTGLEADVQAFLCYNANKALMNLGYEALFPPEMADVNPAILAALSPNGDENHDFFSGSGSSYVMGKAVETTDEDWDF from the coding sequence ATGAACCGTTTATCCCGCGTCAGTGCGGTTAACTGGAACAAAATGCAGGATGATAAAGATCTGGACGTGTGGAACCGCCTGACCAGCAATTTCTGGCTGCCGGAAAAAGTCCCGCTGTCCAACGACATCCCCGCCTGGCAGTCGCTGAGCCACACCGAGCAGCAGCTGACTATCCGCGTATTCACCGGCCTGACGCTGCTCGACACCATCCAGAATACCGTGGGCGCGCCCGCGCTGATGGCCGATGCGCTGACGCCCCATGAAGAAGCGGTGCTGTCGAACGTCAGCTTTATGGAGGCGGTACACGCCCGCTCCTACAGCTCGATTTTCTCGACGCTGTGCCAGACCAAAGATGTCGACGCCGCCTATGCCTGGAGCGAGGAGAATGCCCCGCTGCAACGTAAAGCGCAGTTGATCCTCGAACAGTACGCCGCCGACGCGCCGCTGAAAAAGAAAATCGCCAGCGTCTTTCTGGAGTCGTTCCTGTTTTATTCCGGCTTCTGGCTACCGATGTATTTTTCCAGCCGTGGCAAGCTGACCAACACCGCCGATCTTATCCGTCTGATCATCCGCGATGAAGCGGTACACGGGTATTATATTGGGTATAAGTATCAGAAGGGACTGGAAAAAGTGGATGAGTCCCAGCGCGAGGCGTTAAAGCTGTTTGCGCTGGATCTGCTGATGGATCTCTATGACAACGAGCTGGCTTATACCGCCGATCTCTACGGCGGCACCGGTCTTGAAGCGGATGTGCAGGCGTTCCTGTGTTACAACGCCAACAAGGCGCTGATGAACCTCGGCTATGAGGCGCTGTTCCCGCCGGAAATGGCCGACGTGAATCCGGCGATCCTCGCGGCGCTGTCCCCCAACGGCGATGAAAACCATGACTTTTTCTCCGGTTCAGGTTCGTCTTATGTAATGGGCAAAGCGGTGGAAACCACTGACGAAGACTGGGATTTTTAA
- the proV gene encoding glycine betaine/L-proline ABC transporter ATP-binding protein ProV — MAIKLEIKNLYKIFGEHPQRAFKYIEKGFSKEQILEKTGLSLGVIDASLAIEEGEIFVIMGLSGSGKSTMVRLLNRLIEPTRGQVLIDGEDIAKISDAALREVRRKKIAMVFQSFALMPHMTVLDNTAFGMELAGVPAAERQTKALDALRQVGLENYAHSYPDELSGGMRQRVGLARALAINPDILLMDEAFSALDPLIRTEMQDELVKLQAKHQRTIVFISHDLDEAMRIGDRIAIMQNGKVVQVGTPDEILNNPANDYVRTFFRGVDISQVFSAKDIARRSQAGLIRKTPGFGPRSALKLLQDEDRDYGYVIERGNKFVGIVSIDSLKSALSQNLGIDAALLDSPAAVDAETPLSELLSHVGQAPCAVPVVGDEQQYMGSISKGGLLKALDRDGVNNG, encoded by the coding sequence ATGGCAATTAAACTCGAAATCAAAAATCTCTATAAAATATTTGGTGAGCATCCACAGCGAGCTTTCAAATATATCGAAAAAGGATTTTCGAAAGAACAGATACTGGAAAAAACAGGGCTATCGCTTGGTGTCATTGACGCCAGTCTGGCCATTGAAGAAGGCGAGATTTTCGTCATCATGGGGTTATCTGGATCAGGTAAATCGACCATGGTTCGCCTTCTCAATCGCCTGATTGAACCCACCCGTGGACAGGTACTGATTGACGGCGAAGATATCGCCAAAATATCAGATGCCGCTCTCCGTGAGGTGCGCAGGAAAAAGATTGCGATGGTCTTTCAGTCATTTGCGCTGATGCCCCACATGACGGTGCTGGATAATACCGCTTTTGGCATGGAATTAGCCGGCGTACCGGCAGCCGAACGCCAGACCAAAGCGCTGGACGCGTTGCGTCAGGTAGGACTGGAAAATTATGCGCATTCGTATCCGGATGAACTCTCTGGCGGTATGCGTCAGCGTGTTGGCCTGGCGCGCGCATTAGCCATTAATCCTGATATTTTATTAATGGATGAGGCCTTCTCGGCGCTCGATCCGCTTATCCGCACGGAAATGCAGGATGAGCTGGTAAAATTACAGGCGAAACATCAGCGTACCATTGTCTTTATTTCCCACGATCTCGATGAAGCGATGCGTATCGGCGATCGCATTGCCATTATGCAAAATGGCAAAGTGGTGCAGGTCGGCACGCCCGATGAAATTCTCAATAATCCGGCCAATGATTATGTCCGCACCTTCTTCCGCGGCGTGGATATTAGTCAGGTGTTCAGCGCCAAAGATATTGCCCGTCGTAGCCAGGCTGGCCTGATCCGTAAAACGCCAGGCTTTGGTCCTCGTTCGGCATTGAAATTATTGCAGGACGAAGATCGTGATTACGGTTACGTCATTGAGCGCGGAAATAAATTTGTCGGCATTGTCTCGATCGATTCCCTGAAATCGGCGTTAAGCCAGAACCTGGGTATCGATGCGGCGTTACTGGACTCCCCCGCTGCGGTGGACGCCGAAACGCCGCTCAGCGAACTGCTCTCCCATGTCGGTCAGGCGCCCTGCGCCGTACCGGTAGTGGGTGATGAGCAACAGTATATGGGCAGCATTTCCAAAGGTGGGCTGCTCAAGGCTTTAGATCGCGATGGGGTGAACAATGGCTGA
- the proW gene encoding glycine betaine/L-proline ABC transporter permease ProW, which produces MADQSNPWGSEPAADSAAQSADAWGSPSGAPADSGSADWLSSAPPAPEHFNIMDPFHKTLIPLDSWVTQGIDWVVVHFRPLFQGIRVPVDYILSAFQQLLLGMPAPVAIVIFALIAWQMSSLSMGVATLISLVAIGAIGAWSQAMITLALVLTALLFCMIIGLPLGIWLARSQRAAKIIRPLLDAMQTTPAFVYLVPIVMLFGIGNVPGVVVTIIFALPPIVRLTILGINQVPADLIEASRSFGASPRQLLFKVQLPLAMPTIMAGVNQTLMLALSMVVIASMIAVGGLGQMVLRGIGRLDMGLATVGGVGIVILAIILDRLTQAVGRDSRSRGNRRWYQTGPLGLLTRPFSK; this is translated from the coding sequence ATGGCTGATCAATCTAATCCGTGGGGCAGCGAACCGGCTGCCGACAGCGCCGCACAGTCCGCAGATGCATGGGGTAGCCCATCAGGTGCGCCTGCCGATAGCGGCAGCGCAGACTGGCTTTCCAGCGCACCGCCTGCGCCGGAGCATTTCAATATTATGGATCCGTTCCATAAGACGCTGATCCCGCTCGACAGCTGGGTGACGCAGGGGATCGACTGGGTGGTGGTGCATTTCCGCCCGCTGTTCCAGGGCATTCGCGTGCCGGTGGATTATATCCTCAGCGCCTTCCAGCAACTGCTGCTGGGTATGCCCGCGCCGGTGGCGATTGTTATTTTCGCGCTGATTGCCTGGCAGATGTCGAGCCTCAGCATGGGCGTGGCAACGCTGATTTCATTAGTCGCTATCGGGGCCATCGGGGCCTGGTCGCAGGCGATGATCACCCTGGCGCTGGTACTGACCGCGCTGCTGTTCTGTATGATCATCGGTTTGCCGCTGGGGATCTGGCTGGCGCGCAGCCAGCGGGCGGCGAAGATCATTCGTCCGCTGCTTGATGCCATGCAGACCACACCGGCGTTTGTTTATCTGGTGCCCATCGTCATGCTGTTCGGTATCGGCAACGTGCCGGGCGTGGTGGTGACGATTATATTCGCCCTGCCGCCCATTGTGCGTCTGACGATCCTCGGCATTAACCAGGTTCCGGCGGATCTGATCGAAGCCTCACGCTCCTTTGGTGCCAGCCCGCGACAATTACTGTTCAAAGTTCAGCTGCCGCTGGCGATGCCGACCATCATGGCCGGCGTTAACCAGACGCTGATGCTGGCGCTTTCGATGGTGGTGATCGCTTCGATGATCGCCGTTGGCGGGCTGGGCCAGATGGTGCTGCGCGGTATTGGCCGTCTCGATATGGGACTGGCCACCGTCGGCGGCGTCGGGATCGTCATTCTCGCCATTATTCTTGACCGTCTGACCCAGGCCGTGGGTCGCGACTCCCGCAGTCGTGGCAACCGCCGCTGGTATCAGACCGGCCCGCTGGGCCTGCTGACCCGTCCGTTCAGTAAGTGA
- the pdxR gene encoding MocR-like pyridoxine biosynthesis transcription factor PdxR: protein MNARYQQIARLLKTSIAAGELAPGARLPSSRTFAQENGVSRATVEHAYAELVAQGWVERRGQAGSFVAETVTPGNATPSPFTAEGSDKIPQPFQMGLPALDLFPRALWARLMGRRLRTQTRYDLGPGEVAGEWLLRQAIVDYLRFSRSIDCVPEQIFITASYALSMTLILRTLASAGDGMWVEDPGFPLIRPVIAREQVTLLPVPVDENGMNIDAARALHPHARFVLLTPAHQSPLGVALSLPRRRQLLDWAAHREAWIIEDDYDSEFRYHGKPLPPLKSLDAPQRVIYAGTFSKPLFPAIRTGWIVVPAPHIEAFRQQAAMLPCTVPGLVQLTLADFISQGHFWRHLKNMRQQYARRRDWLEMALRKQGFDVVAQLGGIHLVMAVEGDDREMAARANQGGLAVQALSAWQLEGETRRGLITSFTNVASANMADQLAEKLRRAIQNAP from the coding sequence ATGAATGCCCGCTACCAGCAAATTGCCCGCTTACTGAAGACTTCTATTGCCGCCGGTGAACTTGCGCCGGGTGCGCGGCTGCCGTCGAGCCGCACGTTCGCGCAGGAGAACGGTGTGTCGCGCGCCACCGTCGAGCACGCCTATGCCGAGCTGGTGGCGCAGGGCTGGGTGGAGCGGCGCGGGCAGGCGGGAAGTTTTGTCGCCGAGACCGTCACGCCGGGCAACGCCACGCCGTCGCCCTTTACGGCCGAGGGCAGCGACAAGATCCCGCAGCCGTTCCAGATGGGATTACCGGCGCTGGATCTTTTCCCTCGTGCATTGTGGGCGCGATTAATGGGGCGGCGGCTGCGCACCCAGACGCGCTACGATCTCGGACCGGGAGAGGTCGCGGGGGAGTGGCTGTTGCGCCAGGCCATCGTCGATTACCTGCGTTTTTCCCGCAGTATCGACTGCGTCCCGGAGCAGATTTTTATCACCGCCAGCTACGCCCTGTCGATGACGCTGATCCTGCGCACCCTCGCCAGTGCCGGCGATGGCATGTGGGTGGAAGATCCGGGCTTTCCGCTGATCCGCCCGGTGATCGCCCGCGAGCAGGTGACGCTGTTACCGGTGCCGGTAGATGAGAACGGTATGAATATCGACGCCGCCCGGGCATTACACCCCCATGCGCGTTTCGTGTTGCTGACGCCCGCGCACCAAAGCCCGCTCGGCGTGGCGCTGTCGTTGCCGCGCCGTCGGCAGTTGCTGGACTGGGCGGCGCACCGCGAGGCGTGGATCATCGAAGACGATTACGACAGTGAGTTTCGCTATCACGGCAAACCGCTGCCCCCGTTGAAAAGCCTCGACGCGCCGCAGCGAGTGATCTACGCCGGGACCTTCAGTAAACCACTCTTTCCTGCGATCCGTACCGGCTGGATCGTGGTGCCCGCGCCGCATATTGAGGCATTTCGCCAGCAGGCGGCGATGTTACCCTGCACCGTTCCCGGACTGGTACAGCTGACGCTGGCGGATTTTATCTCGCAGGGCCATTTCTGGCGGCATCTGAAAAACATGCGTCAGCAGTACGCCCGACGACGGGACTGGCTGGAAATGGCGCTCAGAAAGCAAGGTTTTGACGTGGTGGCGCAACTGGGCGGTATTCATCTGGTGATGGCGGTGGAAGGTGACGATCGTGAAATGGCGGCACGGGCAAATCAGGGCGGGCTGGCAGTACAGGCATTAAGCGCATGGCAACTGGAGGGGGAGACCAGAAGGGGGCTCATCACCAGTTTTACTAACGTTGCGTCGGCAAACATGGCAGATCAGCTGGCAGAAAAACTACGCCGGGCAATACAAAACGCCCCATGA
- the nrdH gene encoding glutaredoxin-like protein NrdH produces MEIRIMRITIYARNDCVQCHATKRAMESRGVTFDMVNVDLVPDAADELRALGFRQLPVVIAGDTSWSGFRPDMINRLACEPRVASA; encoded by the coding sequence ATGGAAATACGAATCATGCGCATTACTATTTACGCTCGAAATGACTGTGTGCAGTGCCATGCCACCAAACGCGCCATGGAAAGCCGTGGCGTCACCTTCGATATGGTCAATGTAGATCTGGTGCCTGATGCCGCGGATGAACTTCGCGCGCTGGGATTTCGCCAGTTACCGGTGGTGATCGCCGGTGACACCAGCTGGTCCGGCTTTCGCCCGGACATGATCAATCGCCTGGCCTGCGAACCCCGCGTCGCCAGCGCATGA
- a CDS encoding DUF883 family protein, with protein sequence MFSRPNRREVDEGVQDINDDVSRLADSLESVLKSWGSDVKDDADGARRKAQALLKETRARMQGRTRVKQAACDVVSSADAFVKDKPWSSVGAAAAVGIFLGALLSTRR encoded by the coding sequence ATGTTTAGCAGACCGAACCGCAGAGAAGTGGATGAAGGCGTTCAGGACATTAACGACGATGTTAGCCGTTTAGCGGATAGCCTGGAAAGCGTGCTGAAGTCCTGGGGCAGCGATGTGAAAGACGATGCCGATGGCGCACGTCGTAAAGCGCAGGCACTGTTAAAAGAAACCCGCGCCAGAATGCAAGGCCGTACCCGCGTTAAGCAGGCAGCCTGTGATGTGGTCAGCAGCGCGGATGCTTTCGTTAAAGATAAACCATGGTCCAGCGTAGGTGCAGCGGCAGCAGTCGGGATTTTCCTCGGCGCGCTCCTGAGCACGCGTCGCTAG
- the nrdI gene encoding class Ib ribonucleoside-diphosphate reductase assembly flavoprotein NrdI, which produces MSTLVYFSSSSENTHRFITRLGLPAVRIPLNERERIQVDEPYILVVPSYGGGGTAGAVPRQVIRFLNDPHNRALIRGVIAAGNRNFGEAYGRAGDVIAQKCSVPHLYRFELMGTPRDIINVRKGVSEFWQRQPQNA; this is translated from the coding sequence ATGAGTACCCTCGTCTACTTCTCCAGCAGCTCGGAAAACACGCACCGCTTTATCACCCGTCTGGGGCTGCCGGCGGTGCGTATTCCGCTTAATGAGCGTGAGCGCATCCAGGTAGACGAGCCTTATATCCTTGTGGTGCCGAGCTATGGCGGCGGCGGAACCGCAGGCGCGGTGCCGCGTCAGGTGATCCGCTTTTTAAACGATCCGCACAACCGGGCGTTGATCCGCGGCGTGATTGCCGCCGGGAACCGCAATTTTGGCGAGGCTTATGGCCGTGCGGGGGATGTCATCGCGCAGAAATGCAGCGTACCGCATCTGTACCGTTTTGAGCTGATGGGTACGCCGCGTGACATCATAAATGTGCGAAAAGGAGTGAGCGAATTTTGGCAACGACAACCGCAGAACGCGTAA
- a CDS encoding carboxymuconolactone decarboxylase family protein: MTDLRQPYSELSPEAYNGLVQTSQALERSATDKPLLELVYLRVSQINGCAFCLEMHSKALRKTGTPQSKLDALAGWHISSHFSAKEKAALAWAESLTHIATTHAGDDVYQPMLEHFSAQEISDLTFAVSLMNAFNRLAIAMRM, encoded by the coding sequence ATGACTGATTTACGCCAGCCCTATTCCGAACTCAGCCCTGAGGCTTACAACGGCCTTGTCCAGACCAGCCAGGCGCTGGAGCGCAGCGCCACAGACAAACCGTTGCTGGAACTGGTTTATTTACGCGTGTCGCAGATCAACGGCTGCGCGTTTTGTCTGGAGATGCACAGCAAAGCGCTGCGCAAAACCGGCACTCCCCAGAGCAAGCTTGATGCGCTGGCAGGCTGGCATATCAGCTCGCATTTCAGTGCGAAAGAAAAAGCTGCGCTGGCCTGGGCAGAGTCGTTGACGCATATCGCCACCACCCACGCGGGCGATGACGTTTATCAGCCCATGCTGGAACATTTTAGCGCGCAGGAAATCAGCGATCTGACCTTTGCCGTGAGCCTGATGAATGCCTTTAACCGTCTTGCCATCGCTATGCGCATGTAA
- a CDS encoding type IV secretion protein Rhs: MTIKFQPLKFSPVAFPHIKRNGLRVMRAGEIHLAQQLYGRSIHYEKVWIHHGSFLPFDMQENHTAMTPAGEIWFEVSLYVDDFSQDTVYLQHIFMHELMHVWQKERGMNVIMRGLISGVTDYHYKLDKYRLSDYSMEQQASIVSDYWLLKYYGFSRDSAHNLLDYNPKIPACKLLSEYERIMGRFPN, translated from the coding sequence ATGACAATTAAGTTTCAACCGCTAAAGTTTTCTCCTGTAGCGTTTCCGCATATAAAAAGGAACGGTTTGCGGGTCATGCGTGCAGGAGAAATACATTTGGCTCAGCAATTATATGGTCGCAGTATCCATTATGAAAAAGTCTGGATCCATCACGGCAGTTTTTTGCCGTTTGACATGCAGGAAAACCACACGGCCATGACGCCGGCCGGGGAGATATGGTTTGAAGTAAGTCTATATGTTGATGATTTTTCTCAAGATACAGTATATTTGCAACATATTTTTATGCATGAACTTATGCACGTATGGCAAAAAGAGCGAGGTATGAATGTTATTATGCGAGGTCTGATTTCTGGTGTAACTGACTATCACTACAAGCTAGATAAATATCGTCTATCTGATTATTCAATGGAACAACAAGCCAGCATTGTATCTGATTACTGGCTTTTAAAATACTACGGGTTTTCTCGTGATTCTGCTCATAATCTACTTGATTACAATCCTAAAATTCCTGCATGTAAACTCTTATCTGAATACGAAAGAATAATGGGGAGGTTTCCAAATTGA
- the nrdE gene encoding class 1b ribonucleoside-diphosphate reductase subunit alpha, whose product MATTTAERVMQASTDYHALNAMLNLYDSAGRIQFEKDHQAVDAFYHAHVLPNTVAFADQHTRLNYLVAEGYYDDSVLARYDRAFVIGLFETAHASGFRFQTFLGAWKYYTSYTLKTFDGKRYLEHFEDRVVMVALTLAQGDEQLAQQLTQEILAGRFQPATPTFLNCGKMQRGELVSCFLLRIEDNMESIGRAVNSALQLSKRGGGVAFLLSNLREAGAPIKRIENQSSGVIPVMKMLEDAFSYANQLGARQGAGAVYLHAHHPDILRFLDTKRENADEKIRIKTLSLGVVIPDITFQLAKDNAQMALFSPYDVARIYGKPFGDVAISEHYHEMVADDRIRKTYINARDFFQLLAEIQFESGYPYIMYEDTVNRANPIAGRINMSNLCSEILQVNSASEYDENLDYAQTGRDISCNLGSLNIAHTMDSPDFGRTVETAVRGLTAVSDMSHIRSVPSIENGNAASHAIGLGQMNLHGYLAREGILYGSEEGIDFTNLYFYTITWHALNTSMMIARERGQRFAGFEHSRYASGEYFTPYLEETWQPKTEKVRALFARAGIVLPTRAMWQQLRDDVMRHGIYNQNLQAVPPTGSISYINHATSSIHPIVSKIEIRKEGKTGRVYYPAPFMTNDNLAMYQDAYEIGPEKIIDTYAAATRHVDQGLSLTLFFPDTATTRDINRAQIYAWKKGIKTLYYIRLRQLALEGTEIEGCVSCAL is encoded by the coding sequence TTGGCAACGACAACCGCAGAACGCGTAATGCAGGCCTCCACGGACTATCACGCGCTGAACGCCATGCTGAATCTGTACGATAGCGCTGGCCGTATCCAGTTTGAAAAAGATCATCAGGCGGTGGACGCGTTCTATCACGCCCACGTGCTGCCCAATACCGTGGCTTTCGCCGATCAGCATACCCGTCTGAACTATCTGGTGGCGGAGGGGTATTACGATGACAGCGTGCTGGCGCGTTACGATCGCGCCTTCGTGATCGGCCTGTTTGAGACGGCGCACGCCAGCGGTTTTCGTTTCCAGACCTTCCTGGGGGCCTGGAAGTACTACACCAGCTACACGCTAAAAACCTTCGACGGCAAACGCTATCTGGAACACTTTGAGGATCGGGTAGTGATGGTAGCGCTGACGCTGGCACAGGGTGATGAGCAACTCGCGCAGCAGCTGACGCAGGAAATTCTTGCTGGCCGCTTTCAGCCTGCGACGCCGACTTTTCTCAACTGCGGCAAAATGCAGCGCGGTGAGCTGGTCTCCTGCTTCCTGCTGCGTATCGAAGACAATATGGAGTCGATTGGCCGGGCGGTAAATTCCGCGCTGCAACTTTCCAAACGCGGCGGCGGCGTGGCGTTTTTGCTCTCTAACCTGCGGGAAGCGGGCGCGCCGATTAAGCGTATTGAAAACCAGTCCTCCGGCGTTATTCCGGTGATGAAAATGCTGGAAGATGCGTTCTCGTATGCCAATCAGCTTGGCGCGCGCCAGGGCGCGGGGGCGGTCTATCTGCACGCCCATCACCCGGATATTCTGCGTTTTCTGGATACCAAACGGGAAAACGCTGACGAAAAAATTCGTATTAAAACCCTTTCCCTTGGCGTGGTGATCCCGGATATCACCTTCCAGCTTGCGAAAGACAATGCGCAGATGGCGCTGTTTTCGCCCTACGACGTGGCGCGTATTTACGGCAAGCCGTTCGGGGATGTGGCGATCAGCGAGCACTATCATGAGATGGTGGCCGACGATCGTATTCGTAAAACGTACATCAACGCGCGCGATTTCTTCCAGTTGCTGGCGGAGATCCAGTTCGAGTCCGGTTACCCGTACATCATGTATGAAGACACGGTTAACCGCGCTAACCCGATTGCCGGGCGCATCAACATGAGCAATCTGTGCTCGGAGATTTTGCAGGTCAACAGCGCGTCGGAATATGATGAAAACCTGGATTACGCGCAGACCGGTCGGGATATCTCCTGCAATCTGGGCTCGCTAAATATCGCCCATACCATGGACTCGCCCGATTTTGGCCGCACGGTGGAAACCGCGGTGCGTGGCCTGACGGCGGTGTCAGACATGAGCCATATCCGCTCAGTGCCGTCGATTGAAAACGGCAATGCCGCGTCACACGCCATCGGCCTCGGGCAGATGAACCTGCATGGCTATCTGGCTCGGGAAGGCATTTTGTACGGCAGCGAAGAAGGCATTGATTTCACCAATCTCTATTTTTACACCATCACCTGGCACGCCCTGAACACCTCGATGATGATCGCCCGCGAGCGGGGCCAGCGCTTTGCCGGTTTTGAACACTCGCGCTATGCCAGCGGCGAGTACTTCACGCCCTATCTGGAAGAAACCTGGCAGCCGAAAACCGAAAAAGTGCGCGCGCTGTTTGCCCGCGCGGGCATTGTGCTGCCGACGCGCGCCATGTGGCAGCAGTTGCGGGACGATGTGATGCGTCACGGGATCTATAACCAGAATTTGCAGGCGGTACCGCCAACCGGATCGATCTCCTACATCAACCATGCCACCTCCAGCATTCATCCGATTGTGTCGAAAATCGAGATCCGCAAAGAGGGTAAGACCGGGCGGGTGTACTACCCCGCTCCCTTTATGACTAACGACAATCTGGCGATGTATCAGGATGCTTATGAGATCGGGCCGGAAAAAATCATTGATACCTATGCCGCCGCCACGCGCCATGTCGATCAAGGGCTGTCGCTGACGCTGTTCTTCCCGGATACCGCCACCACGCGGGATATTAACCGCGCACAGATTTACGCCTGGAAGAAAGGCATCAAGACGCTGTATTACATTCGCCTGCGCCAGCTGGCGCTGGAAGGCACCGAAATTGAAGGCTGCGTGTCATGCGCGCTGTAA
- a CDS encoding DUF2002 family protein, with the protein MYLRPDEVARVLEKAGFTMDVATNKTYGYRRGDDYVYVNREARMGRTALIIHPTLKERSLSLAEPASEIKMCDHYQHFPLYLGGDAQEHYGIPHGFSSRMALERFLSGLFGETA; encoded by the coding sequence ATGTATTTACGACCCGATGAGGTGGCACGCGTTCTTGAGAAAGCGGGATTTACGATGGATGTCGCTACGAATAAAACCTACGGTTACCGTCGCGGCGATGATTATGTGTACGTGAATCGCGAAGCGCGAATGGGACGTACCGCGTTAATTATCCATCCCACGCTTAAAGAGCGCAGTTTGTCCCTTGCGGAACCCGCCTCGGAGATCAAAATGTGCGATCACTATCAGCATTTCCCGCTCTACCTGGGCGGCGATGCGCAGGAGCATTACGGCATTCCCCACGGCTTTAGCTCGCGGATGGCGCTGGAGCGTTTTCTGTCAGGGCTGTTTGGCGAAACGGCATAA
- the proX gene encoding glycine betaine/L-proline ABC transporter substrate-binding protein ProX, translating to MRQNVIIATAFASLVSTSAFAADLPGKGITVQPIQSTISEETFQTQLVSRALEKLGYTVNKPSEVDYNVGYTSIASGDATFTAVNWQPLHDDMYAAAGGDKKFYREGVFVTGAAQGYLIDKKTAEKYHITNIEQLKDPKIAKLFDSNGDGKADMMGCTPGWGCEAVINHQNEAYKLADTVTVNHGNYSAMMADTIARFKEGKPVLYYTWTPYWVSDVLKPGKDVVWLQVPFSSLPGEQKNIDTKLPNGMNYGFPVNTMHIVANKAWAEKNPAAAKLFSVMKLPLADINAQNAMMHAGKASEADINGHVDGWIKAHQQQFDGWVKEALAAQK from the coding sequence ATGCGACAGAATGTAATCATTGCCACAGCGTTTGCCAGCCTTGTCTCCACCAGCGCTTTCGCCGCCGATCTGCCGGGTAAAGGCATTACCGTGCAGCCGATCCAGAGCACCATCTCCGAAGAAACCTTTCAGACGCAGCTGGTAAGCCGCGCGCTGGAAAAGCTCGGCTATACCGTGAATAAGCCAAGCGAAGTGGATTACAACGTGGGCTACACCTCTATTGCCTCGGGTGATGCCACCTTTACCGCCGTTAACTGGCAGCCGCTGCACGACGATATGTATGCCGCAGCGGGCGGCGATAAGAAGTTCTACCGCGAGGGCGTGTTTGTTACCGGTGCGGCCCAGGGTTATCTGATCGACAAGAAAACCGCCGAAAAATACCACATCACCAATATTGAACAGCTAAAAGATCCGAAGATCGCGAAGCTGTTCGACAGCAATGGCGACGGCAAAGCCGACATGATGGGCTGCACGCCTGGCTGGGGCTGTGAAGCGGTGATTAACCATCAGAACGAGGCCTACAAACTGGCCGATACTGTCACCGTGAACCACGGTAATTATTCGGCGATGATGGCGGACACCATTGCACGCTTTAAAGAAGGCAAACCGGTGCTCTATTACACCTGGACGCCGTACTGGGTGAGCGACGTACTGAAACCGGGTAAAGATGTGGTGTGGTTGCAGGTGCCGTTCTCCTCCCTGCCGGGCGAGCAGAAAAACATTGATACCAAACTGCCGAACGGCATGAACTATGGCTTCCCGGTTAACACCATGCACATTGTGGCGAACAAAGCCTGGGCGGAAAAAAACCCGGCGGCGGCGAAGCTGTTCTCGGTAATGAAACTGCCGCTGGCTGACATCAATGCGCAGAACGCGATGATGCATGCCGGTAAAGCCTCGGAAGCCGATATTAACGGTCACGTCGATGGCTGGATCAAAGCCCACCAGCAGCAGTTTGATGGCTGGGTGAAAGAAGCGCTGGCAGCGCAGAAGTAA